A region of the Mytilus edulis chromosome 11, xbMytEdul2.2, whole genome shotgun sequence genome:
CCAAAATAGCAAAATCTAtcaaaggtcaactttgcctgagggagttgacaCCTTATAATTAGTTTCTTTgtaattctaaaatttataacatgtcaaatatataaaaataaaaacaacacgttaataACTTCATGCGTCCGCAGCGGTATTTTGGATTTACCTTCTTTAAGACgcttaaagataaatatttagaAACCACGAATGCATAAGAGTCGAACCAGTTGAAGAGGTATATGAACAAAAGGACCTACGAAATAGCCAAATCAATCTACGGTCAACTTTGTCTGAGGGAGTTGACACCTTAGTTTCTTTGTGATTTCATAGTTTATGAACGCACAATTTCAGAAATGTTTTCTTATCAATCATGATGATATCCTCGGCAACTGATTGTCCACCAGGAAAGGTATCGACTCAGTGAAACGATATTCTCAAGCTTGCATTTCCTAGCATGTATTTCTTGATAGATTTGTGGTGCTCACTAAAAAAGATTATAAACCAACAATTTCATGAGGTGAAGTTTAACCAACCCtttcgaaaattttacggacaccataaATTAAATGATTGGCAGGTACAGATACTACATGAACCATGTTACGGTTGAACGTTTTTTATCTACCTGTGTTGACCAGTGAATGGATTCATGCATGATAACTATCTTGTTGGATGCAAATGACGAAAAATGATATAGATTGAACTTTTTACCATAACTTTTACCATAACTTTTATTTTCCTCGTCGTGTTCGTGctgtaatttgttttcttttgtaagCATTATCTTTGAATCTTGAAAGAACTTTTTTATAATTAGTActataaaacttttatttatagatatatagataaatGCATTGTTTTCAACCATTTGttcataaaaacaagaatgtacaTTGTCTTTTTAACGTTTTATATATCAATAGTATAAACGATTTCTTTTTTAGTTCGATCATGTTATGGAAATTACACAATAAACTTTGTccataaaatatttcatgacattctgcaataaaacatattttgtctGTATGAATACattataaacaatgaaaacaatgCGTACTAGTTTGGTGATAATGCAcgttatactaaactccgaaatatatatatgaaataacattaaaaatcattcaagacTAAGAAatgacagaggctcctgacttgagacaggtgcaaaattgcggcagggttaaacatgttttgtgagatctcaaccctcccctatacatctagccaatgtagaaaaaaagcacacagcaatacacacagCGAAACTCAGTTTAACAGAAGGCAGAGTCCGTTGTCAGAATATGAATAAAGAAACTATACAAAATGACGATTATACAtcaattaacaaaggactaccagCTGTttctgacatgccagctccagattcTGGATTTACATTCTTTAACACgcttaaagataaatatttagaAACCAAGAATGTATAAGAGTCGAAACAGTTGAGGCGCTGTATGACCAATAGGACCTACAAAATAGCAAAATCTATCTTAGGTCAACTTTGCTTGAGGGAGTTGACACCTTATAATTAGtttctttgtaattttaaaattcataacttgtcaaatatatataaaaatgaaaacaacaggTTAATAACTTCATGAGTCCGCAGCGGTATTCTGGATTTACTTTTTTTAAGACGctcaaagaaaaatatttagaaaccATGAATGTTTAAGAGTCGAACCAGTTAAAGAGCTATATGATCAAAAGGATCTACGAAATAGCCAAATCAATCTACGGTCAACTTTGCAtgagagagttgaaaccttagtttctttgtaatttcaaaatttataaacgcaCAGTTTCAGAAATGTTTTCTTATTAATCATGTCAAAACCGAAGTACTGACCACttagctgatgataccctcgggaactgaTTGTTTACCAGCAAAGGTATCGACTCAGTGAAACGATATTCTCAAGCTTGCATTTCCTAGCATGAATTTCTTGATAGATTTTAGTTAACATAAAATTATTAAGTGAATAAACAGGTTCCTTAGTTCTTGCGATATTTTACAATGAACCCAGATAagcaaatgaacaaatattttttttcattttaactcATCTTTTTTCCTACTTTATAAATATCAATACTTAGATACAttaaatgtctttttttcaaTGTCCGTTTAGATATTTCGCTATTTCTGTACACGAGTTTTCAAACAATAtgaacaaaaaagaagaaaatataatttgaaaacaacttccttttaacagaaaataataaaaaaagacctGTTTATCTCATACGTTGTATATTGTAATAATAAACGAACCATAACATGAGGGTCTGTATGGAGgcccttcatttctgtattcgttagttttttatgtcatttttctcTATGATTTATGTCTTTTGCCCCTTATATTTGTGGACccctttattctctattcttcattTTGGGGccatttttttgtctttattttcgcCTCTTATTCTCTACTCTGCAAACCCCAATCCAGACCCTGTAACATAGTTTGTGTTTAATTGGCTGATTGACTAACTTTGCTCCTCCCAATCCAGACCCTGTAACATAATTTGTGTTTTATTGGCTGATTGACTAACTTTGCTCCTCCCACTTCTAATAATATGTTAAAGCTAGCATGTTAGGTAACAAAACATTTGTTCTCTGTTGTCTACCGGAActtatgaacatttttttgttttaagttcagaGTGGATACAGGACATTTTAGACAATATGTTACAGAACAACTATTAGCAACTTATGCATGGACATGTACAAGACATATTCTGAGGTGAATATATCCTTATTAATGAAACTTTTTCAATTCCAAATAGTTTTGAATATAATTGGATAATATAATTCTTATCTTATTTCAGGTGTACCTGACTGAAAGATGATTGTAGATCGTGTATCAAGAGTAACTCATCGCTAAATAATATTTCTCAGTATGATGGCAAACATGTTCAGCACACTATACTGTTCTTTGATTAGAGTTATAATTTGCGACCAGATTTATTCCTTTTATGCTGAGACTCAAAAGGAAAAGTTCCTGACGGACAAGAACATCAATATATCATTAGCTGGAAGTCCTACTAAAGTATACAAAGAAGAAAGGTCTCTCATTGAATGTAGTCTACGGCTTCTTAATAATGATGACATTTGTGTCGCAAGTTATGATACAGAAACGAATATGTGTATGATGTATACTTTTTGTTTCTCTCCTTTAATCGATGTTTCAAATACAGAAACATTTCTAATTCACAGAGACATATCAGGTATGTTTACTAAAGAAAGAGAATAGAAAAATTAGATGAATAATATCAATACAttgcttttttaatttatataaaagtttttatataccatattttgtcttttcaaatattttgttatctGAACGTACTTTAAAACAACACATTAGAGAAGTAGAATGAATTTATTTATCTTTCTAGGTGAGATTTACTAACAGTTAACTGTGACAAGATTGTTTTATGTTCTCTAATTGTTCTTGCTCACCATTATGTTTAGGAAAAATCTGCCCAAATAGATCTGACGAATTCACTTGACTTCCACATGTATAaatgttaaacatatatattcaaaacacatactaaacaaacattgttttaaaCTATTGTTTTGTGTTTTCTGGTATACATTCATTGCTGGTCCTTCTGATTAGCCAACGATTAAATTATCCAAAAACTTTAAATtatctcatataatttttatCAGTTTTATGATCAATCCGTTCTTCAGTCATGCccttttgtattgttatatgcaagcgggggcatcatctgtgtccaatggacacattGTCTATTCATATTTTCATTAGCAGTTCTATATAGTTTGCTGTAGGATATACTTAAAACCTTGATGTTCTCAGGCAAAGTTATTGAATGAAAACAAGAGAAACCAACTTTCCATAGCCGGACAATTCACCTATCACTTTGTGAAACCTTAGTTCCCTGCCTTTTTGCCTGCACATTGTGATTGCTTATTTCGGTAAATAAATATCGTATTTGAACAAACATTCACCCTGTTCTCGTCAAAACGCAAATTGATTTCGTATGCCAtcaatgatgaaaaaaaacacacattaaaaACAACGATATACAGATGCGGCAAAAATGATTAGCGACCTGAAAAGATTTTCTGTTCTGGATCAATAGAAACACAAGTGCAAAAATCCGATGATGAAAATGTGATCGGGTATTGCAAATGCAGAGTAAATGCAATATcttcaaatatatcaaaataagagAACTTGAAAAGTTATGACCCAGCAACATTTGATTCAGTTCATTTTTTTGTcttcaaaacaataaaatcttcAAGTTGTTCAAAACTTTGACATATGGTTATCTTTTTACGAAAATATAAAACTCACATATAATGAGATAATTGATCTTATGTGAAATTGTTTAATAGTTCTACGCCCACGTGACTGTAGTGACATCCACCCAGGAAGTTTATCAGGGGTATACACTATATACCCAACAGATGAACATTTTAATGTTTACTGTGACATGGATACAGTTGGACCTGGATGGACTGtaagtataaataaaatatattctgaAGTTAACAGGAAAAAGGTGGACGATACCGTTTGtacattcaaaactcataaatcgaagataaactgacaacgaaatgacaaaaacgaaaaaaacaaaacaggaaaAGGTTGCACAGAACATTACATAGAAAACTAGACTGATCAACAGAATTCCCACCAAACACGGCTGGAAGGGAACTCAAGACCTCAGGTGGGGATCTATGTGCAGGGGAGGTAAGATAAGATATGAAATATGTGTGGAAACACGtgttttttctctcaataatCTCTATCAAGTTAGTGTGAGACATAACGTTtgatatgacaaaaaaataacacatgTGACTTAGTGTCTCATTTTATTCGTACATACTTTATTTTCTCGATATCATGTTGAATATTTGTTCTTTAAAGTCCAGTTACAATCAAATCATTGATATTGATTATTTAATACATCCTACATCCTTTACAAACGAAATACACttatattttattaaaccaaaaaaCTTCCTTACACAAAAACTGCTCCAACAGAGTTATGTTGAATAACCacttaaatttgtattttacactttaaattatcatatttgtcCTTTTCCCGATAGCGACACTTTTACCGAGTGCTACCATAATTTGTctgctaaataaaaataaaagatatttaaattatGTTGCTTTAATTTATTTACTACTTATTCATATTAACAGGTTTTCCAAAGGAGAACAGATGGAACTATGGACTTTTACCAGGGATGGTATGAGTTTGAGATAGGATTCGGAAATTTGGAAACAGAATTTTGGTTGGGTAATTTTCTTTTTGGATATTTGctttaaagttttttgttttaaCGTTTTTTTTCATCATTGTTTGTGATAGCAACTTGGGGAGACTCTTAAAAACTAAACCATCCTTTAATTTTATCTCAGTCTTTATTAACTTTCCAAAATACATTATTCTTAGAATTCAGATACTTTGATTGTAACCAGTCTGAACACAATCAAACATAGTATATATTTGATAAGcctttgattttcaaatatatctGCCTCGATCGTCACTTAGAGACATTGTGTGTCGTAAAACGCATCCTGGCGCAGACAAATAGGTACcttttatgttaatatatagctAGATAGGTAACCCGATACGACATTTCTTACAAATGTTACTCAAGTTGGAGACGATCAAAGTTTGAATCAAATGGTGAAAACTTCAAAACGATTCTAATTAAGCTGATACTCTGATAATTATATTTTGGTTAAACTCTTTTAAGAATAAACGTCGTGTTGTATGTGGCCTAGGCCTATTGTAGTCACGTTGTCCAATGAATACAAGAAAAACCCGTTAAACCACGCGATTGATGTCATTTCTGTCAATATGACGTTATTTGACTGAATGCAAAGGATcttacaaaaatttaaatactaTATAAGGAAGTATATATGTGTATTATTAAAATGGAACATGGAAATCGGAAGTGTTataaagaggcaacaacccgacaataATAATATAATGCTTAGGTTATTTTAGGTGTACCAGACTGATATATAATTGTAGATCGTTTATCACGAGTAACTCATCGCTAAATAATATTTCTCAGTATGATGGCAAACATGTTCAGCACACTATATTGTTCTTTGATAAGAGTTATGATTTGCGAACAGATTTCTTCCATTTATGCTGAGATTCATAAATATATCcttattattctttattttgttttgaaaatttctatTGACATATTCTAACGGGTGATATTTAAGAGCCTAAAGCGGTCCGCCGACAAGGAACATATTTTGTATaaagttttggattttcaaagTTTTTGGCCCCATGAATTACTgtagaaatgatgattgtctacATGCTTATATGGTGCAGTGAACATTTTAAAGTTAATATAAGGATCTTGACAGGTTTTACGGaatagaaaagaataaaaaatgcagaaaaagggcttaaaaaaacagaaaaagaaaattttaccAACGAATAAAGCACGGAAAATAATGGGGTGCTAGTAtacaaagaatagaaaataatagcTCGAAATTTCATAGTGATCGTTGTTtgttgtatgcaaatttgttgtTCGTTTATTGTGTTATGCATAAATCATGCCGTTGATTTCGATGATTCccattttattttcaatggtCAGTTCTGGCTcatggtattggttttgctcatgtTAAAGGCTGTTAATTAGCTTATACACTTCCTTTCGTCTGTAGAGGATAGTTATttgacaatcataacacatcttgtTTTTTAAAAAAACTGATAGCATTTTCTGTATAAAACAACACAATATTGTTCCGGGAACATATAGTAAGAATATGTGTGATCATTTTTGGTTAATTGCATTGTATTTCATTGTCGAACAGGAAATAAATACATACACCTTCTTACATCTATTGGAAAGAAGAAACTTTATATCTATCTTGAGGATTTTGAAGGAAATTCGACATATGCAGAGTACAGTGACTTCAGCATAGGAGATGCCACAACGAATTACACTTTGAATGTTGACGGATACAATGGAACTGCAGGTGAACATTAAATTACAAGTGTTGGAAATTATAAGTATGTGTTTGCACAGGGGTGATGTATgtatattatgaaatatttatcctGACATCGAACCCGGTCTCGCTTCTTTTTGAGTGCATTGGATAATCTCAGGTTTTGTTTGCTTTATTGGTTTGTTTCTTCCTGGTCGAGTTGTGAGATTTGTATTTTGATAACCCCTGACTTCTTAATGATACTAGTTTCGTTTTGTACTCTGTTTTAATGAAACAAACTGATTGGGTACagcatattttattttaaccaaAAGTATTGTGCAAGGCATTACTCTCAAGTGTAATACAACGTTCGGTTAAAAGGTATTAACTGTGACGTAATATTGGAACCTGTATGAATAGCTTTAACGTTTTTTTCTCTCATCAATCGGGTCTTTTTTTAAGAATTGCTCGCTATTTTTTgagataatagaaaaaaaaggataaatgGGATACTAGTAACATTAtaaatgtctttattttttttacgaTTGTTGTATTGtcaaattttcatttgtattcTTTTGTTTTTACATTCGCAGGAGATAGTCTTATGATTGCTGGTGATAGAAACCAAAACGGCATGATGTTTTCGACTAAAGATAGAGATAACGACAGATACCCTGACTATGACTGCGCACAAAAGTATAAGGGTGCGTGGTGGCACAATATGTGTCATTGGGCAAATTTGAATGGAGCATATTTAGGTGGACCGCATTCATCATTTGCAGATGGTATCGAATGGTTTACATGGAAAGGATATCGATATTCGCTGAAGTCTACTAAAATGATGTTTAAAGGACACTTATAGTGACGGTGTTTCATCTTTCCTTTTAAAGTCCCTAAGGACATTTAACCAGGCATGGGGCGAATTATATTGCAATGTTatgcattatattacaattactttgacaaaaccatgcatataattacaattacaattacatgcaTTTATCAAAGTAATGCACTAAATTACAATTAATTTTGCAAAATAATGCAttgaattacacattacatttgtaaattttattatCAAGTGGAAAGAATCGCATAGTTTTGGAAAACAACATGAAGACCCTAAAGATTATAGCATATGCAGTAACTGTTCCATGTATTGAATTTAAGTATTCAAAGTTTATTCAATACCACGATTGCATTTTAATATCATAAGGGTTTGAAAGGTTTCATCATGATTGATATTTCTGACTATCTGTGTTTTCTCTAAAAACAAATTTTAGAGATGAAGTTTAATACTTATTATTTCTTAATGCTaactttacttttaaaaatatattcatttgtttttttaaatttcaatcaaaACATTTACTCAGAATTATTTCCTTAATTAGTCtaattatataataaacataGAGCTTAATTTATGAACAAGAGTCAAAATGGTGAAAAGATTAATCGTAAAACAAACTCATTAGTGTTTTGTGACAATGTTCAATTATctgttatttataattataacaaGGTATCCATTGATCTTTTGACAGCAATGTAACGCTTTTACAGTAATACTATTAAAGTATTTGTTTATGCAGGAAGatgtataaaattaaatgaacaaaaaCTCAATCTGATATACTGTGTTGTGTTATTCAGTTAGAATTGTAATTTGGTCATTCTAGTAGTTATAccactttatttttttcaagttctACCTGGGGCAAGGCTTAATCTCCCGATTTTTGTtctttgtccatggatttatgagtttgaacagcggtatactactgttgcctttattaatctcCAAATTCCCAAAATAAAAGTGATTGATGTAAAGtgtgaaaaataaatattcaattgaAAATCAATATGCAACTGATTATGTTATTAGTTATTCAAGAAATTTTAAATTCTGCTTCAGTTAATCTCCAACAATATGTTAAAGATAAACAGTATGTGAAAAAAGTAATGTCATTTAATGCAATGTAATACatgaaattacacaactttttacTAAGGTAATGCAAtaaattacaataacatgtaatgCAAAAATTGCTGCATTACACATTACATGCAATTACTTGGAAAAATGTAATGAATTACcatgcattacaattacaaatttgcATTACCCCATGCCTGCATTTAACATAAAATGGTTGGTTTAGAGATATAATCTGAACACTATTtagaaataataacaaacaaTTAAGGGATATTTTCTAAATagaaatataatcaaatataattgtttttatttcattcgaAATAGGCTTACAATATCAAACGACCATTACCCATTTTAAATCGGCTATTCGAATATATTGTTTAGACTTTCTTTTGAATACAAGTAAACCAAAATATTTATACACGACCTTATGAAAGAATCCAAACAATATCAAACGTTCAAATATAAGTAAATATGACATTAAAAGACCTCCGAGAAAAAGAAGAATGTCAAATTCTCCCATTATCATTTATCGCACCATGGGTAGATTAtgacgttgtgattggtttaacgccgtcacgtggtgaccctaTGGACTGTCGGGGATTCATTATGTCACGTCTactgttaatggtgacgtcattttttaatgttgtttggTTTCACTGTTTATTTGTTCTacaaaaaagaacagaaaaagtCCCGCGTGcaataaattcgttatacggttcaCTTCTGACCCCCTACAGACAATTGAGGATGTATAAAATCCTTAGAAGATTTTGACttcggcctcaccccctatggatttttactaaccctctatggatccgaagggggtcagtagcgaaccatataacttataatatacaTTAACATCAATAATGTCAGTTACAACTTTTGATTAAACATTTTACTAAATAACAAAGCATGACAAATATCCAAAACTCTCGCAGTAGACATAACAACACATCAAGTGCACGATATTGAGCAAGATTTGATGCTGCAATCAACCCTGGTTTCtggtggggtttgtgtttctcagtctttagttttcgatgttatgttttgtatactgtggtttgtcttttgtttgtgtttgtgttaggcgtttttcaattttgtgtaacatTTTCACTGatttattttggtctcttgacAACATGAATAAACGTTATAATATGGCAACATTGATCATTCTTAAATAAGAATGCAATGCATTGCATGTAAACATTAACATTCATCTAAATCGACCGTTATTTATTTTACAAGTCCAGCATATAATTATTACCTCTTACTCGTCATAGTTTTATATCGATAAGAATTTAAAAGAACACTGGCTAATATtagggggttcatgacgtcaTGTCTACTGTTAAAAGAATACTGgctaatattattattgttattaggGCTTTGAAGTCGCAAAGAATTAAAAAACTACGAAACAAGTCACCATGGAAACGCTGTCGTCTGAGgtattatttttgcttttataaTCAGATATTAGAAAAACCATCTCAGATACACAGTCATATATCATCTCACGAATGATAAAAGCAATTACAATATTTGCATTAGTTCACGTACAATTGAATTATAGCACATTTTGGACTTTAACATAGTTTAATAACTCTGAACAAAACTGTTTACTttctaaatgtaaaatttaaaactggaaataatataacaattttatgcccaatttacaaataattgaacTAAGAATTGAACAAAGAAAATTATCTTCACTAGCAGCAACGATTATTTAAATACCCTGACTACGACTGCGCACAAAAGTATAAGGGGGCGTGGTGGCACAATATGTGTCATTGGGCACCACATCCTATTTACAGATTGAATGTAAACTTTACGAAATGAAATATGTCAGTGAAACGAAAAGAAAGACATACGAATGTATGTTTTATTGGAGTGCGTATTATCGAAAAATTATACGCCAGaggattaaggtggtaccgaacACATTGACTAGAATTAATTTGGCTCGtctaatattcataaaatttgaacaaaatacaaactgtgatcctttgacaaaattataaaaattgaaaaatacactttattggaaaaatttcattgaatatatagcagtttgaaaaacactaattttgatcataaaGAGAACTCTAATATTTCCTTTACAATAGATAGTGATTAAAACCGTCAGCTGATTTTTAGAGAGTTattccctgtagtgttatgtagcACTATAATATCCTCATCACCTCTAGATAATAAAATGAAGACTACTAGATGTGAGAGATGAGATCTTCGATACCAattggtgaaataaaaaaaattgatggtACAGGTATTTTATCTAGTCCTTCTAGCAATTTGGacaatttaatgaataaattgaACTGTGATCACCCACACTGCCACAGCTATGATCATCAGCATGGTACATCAAATATCCTTCGTAATGCCTCTATATATGACTTTCTTCCATTAGAACGGAAGATGTTGTTTATTCATTACATCAGATCCAAAGGACGAAGCTAAATGTACTAACCTTTTCGAAACTTCATTCTCTATGAATTTAATACAAACATCTAGTTGTCATCTCATATATTGTCTGAAACAATCCATTACGACTAGTTGATATTGGAAAAGATGTAAcgttgaaagtaaaataaaaaaaaataccgaactccaaagaatttttttttaaaacaaaaagtccctaattaaatggcaaaatcaaaagctcaaacacatcgaatGATGGCaattaactgtcatattcctgacttgttacaggaattgccttatgtagaaaatggtgaattaaacttagttttatggctagctaaacctctcatttggaTGAcattcgcataaaattccatcatattgacagCAATGTGTTGtgagcaaaagaaaaagacatattaaaaggtaaaaatgtcaaaaattgggacACATCAGTCAACATAGTGTCACAATCATAATCACAATATAAACACACGCAAAAATTAAAGACCAAAATACAGAAAATGACCAGAGCATAATAACCATTTGATAACACAACGGCGGGTAATATAAATACAGAGCCACGCCAGAaatatattacaaacaaaaagAAGTAATACACAGTAAAGgttaacaataaacaaa
Encoded here:
- the LOC139495593 gene encoding microfibril-associated glycoprotein 4-like, whose protein sequence is MMANMFSTLYCSLIRVIICDQIYSFYAETQKEKFLTDKNINISLAGSPTKVYKEERSLIECSLRLLNNDDICVASYDTETNMCMMYTFCFSPLIDVSNTETFLIHRDISVLRPRDCSDIHPGSLSGVYTIYPTDEHFNVYCDMDTVGPGWTVFQRRTDGTMDFYQGWYEFEIGFGNLETEFWLGNKYIHLLTSIGKKKLYIYLEDFEGNSTYAEYSDFSIGDATTNYTLNVDGYNGTAGDSLMIAGDRNQNGMMFSTKDRDNDRYPDYDCAQKYKGAWWHNMCHWANLNGAYLGGPHSSFADGIEWFTWKGYRYSLKSTKMMFKGHL